Proteins found in one Vagococcus carniphilus genomic segment:
- the recO gene encoding DNA repair protein RecO — MKHQEEIKGLVLFSKNYREKDRLVKLFTESRGKKMFFVKGANRKNNPLTAAIQPFTKATYIADMKDEGLSFLNNVKEIEPLEEIQKDIFISAYGTYILNLVDAAIEDNIYDPQLYGFTNQALDLLNKSYDPEIITNIFEIQLLERFGIKLNWQSCSICANQKGKFDFSYQYHGLLCEQHFHMDERRSHFNPTAIHFLRIFSNIRYSQINQINLKPETKQAIRLVLDDLYSEYVGIHLKSKKFIDEMKNWENLLKKEN, encoded by the coding sequence GTGAAACATCAAGAAGAAATAAAAGGCTTGGTTTTATTTTCAAAAAATTACCGAGAAAAAGATCGATTAGTTAAATTATTTACAGAGTCAAGGGGAAAGAAAATGTTTTTTGTTAAAGGAGCTAATCGAAAAAATAATCCTTTAACAGCAGCTATTCAACCTTTTACCAAGGCAACTTACATAGCAGATATGAAAGATGAAGGTCTCTCTTTTTTAAATAACGTAAAAGAAATTGAACCACTGGAAGAAATTCAAAAAGATATTTTTATTTCAGCTTATGGAACTTATATATTAAATTTAGTGGATGCAGCGATTGAAGATAATATATATGATCCACAACTTTATGGCTTTACAAATCAAGCTTTAGATCTATTAAATAAATCTTATGATCCTGAGATTATTACCAATATTTTTGAAATCCAATTGTTAGAGCGTTTTGGGATAAAGCTAAATTGGCAAAGTTGCTCTATATGCGCTAATCAAAAAGGGAAGTTTGATTTTTCTTATCAATATCATGGGTTACTGTGTGAGCAGCATTTTCATATGGATGAGAGACGGTCTCATTTCAATCCAACAGCGATTCATTTTTTACGAATTTTTTCTAATATTCGCTATTCTCAAATCAATCAAATTAATTTAAAACCGGAAACAAAACAAGCTATTCGACTTGTTTTAGATGATTTATATAGCGAATATGTAGGGATTCATTTGAAAAGTAAAAAATTTATAGATGAAATGAAAAATTGGGAAAACTTACTAAAGAAGGAAAATTAG
- the glyQ gene encoding glycine--tRNA ligase subunit alpha, translated as MSHKLTVQEMILTLQKYWSDQGCMLMQSYDTEKGAGTMSPYTFLRAIGPEPWNAAYVEPSRRPADGRYGDNPNRLYQHHQFQVVMKPSPQNIQELYLESLKLLGIDPLQHDIRFVEDNWENPSMGCAGLGWEVWLDGMEITQFTYFQQVGGLECKPVTSEITYGIERLASYIQEVDSVYDLEWTNGVKYGEIFVQPEFEHSVYSFETSDQDMLLNLFNTYEAEAKRCIEKQLVHPAYDFVLKCSHTFNLLDARGAVSVTERAGYLARIRNMARELAKTFVEEREKLGFPLLKDLKEEQ; from the coding sequence ATGAGTCACAAATTAACCGTTCAAGAAATGATTTTGACGCTGCAAAAGTATTGGTCTGATCAAGGCTGTATGTTAATGCAATCTTATGATACTGAAAAGGGAGCCGGAACAATGAGTCCGTATACTTTTTTAAGAGCAATTGGGCCAGAACCTTGGAATGCTGCTTACGTTGAACCTTCAAGAAGACCAGCAGATGGTCGTTATGGTGATAACCCAAATCGTTTGTATCAACATCATCAATTTCAAGTTGTGATGAAACCTTCACCACAAAATATCCAAGAATTGTATTTAGAAAGCTTGAAATTGCTAGGGATTGATCCACTACAACATGATATTCGTTTTGTAGAAGATAACTGGGAAAATCCTTCTATGGGTTGTGCCGGATTAGGCTGGGAAGTTTGGTTAGATGGTATGGAAATAACTCAGTTTACTTATTTCCAACAAGTTGGTGGTTTAGAGTGTAAACCTGTAACCTCTGAAATTACATATGGAATTGAACGTTTGGCTTCATACATTCAAGAAGTTGATAGTGTTTATGACTTGGAATGGACTAATGGAGTTAAATATGGTGAAATTTTTGTTCAACCAGAATTTGAACATTCAGTTTATTCATTTGAAACAAGTGATCAAGATATGTTACTTAATTTATTTAATACTTATGAAGCAGAAGCTAAACGTTGTATCGAAAAACAATTGGTTCATCCTGCGTATGATTTTGTTTTAAAATGTAGTCACACATTTAACTTGCTTGATGCAAGAGGAGCTGTTTCAGTAACCGAAAGAGCTGGCTATTTAGCTCGTATTAGAAATATGGCTCGTGAGTTAGCTAAAACTTTTGTAGAAGAAAGAGAAAAACTTGGCTTCCCTCTATTGAAAGATTTAAAGGAGGAACAATAA
- the glyS gene encoding glycine--tRNA ligase subunit beta has product MTKQFLMEIGLEEIPAHIVTPSINQLVEKVTTFLNENRLEFTSIESFSTPRRLAIRVNELADKQTNIEEKAKGPAKRIALDKEGEWSKAALGFARGQKASSDDLFFEDFNGEEYVFVNKFIEGKLAEEVLSTLPEVVKQMTFPVSMHWANYDYKFIRPVHWLVSLLDDAVIPMTLFNVASGRISRGHRFLGKETEIAHAKDYEMALEKEFVMVDAEKRKETIINQIKEIERANSWIIPIDDNLLEEVNNLVEYPTAFIGDFEEQYLNVPSEILITSMKEHQRYFEVLSQNNDLLNHFIGVRNGNEEFIENVAKGNAKVLKARLEDAEFFYQEDVKGSIDSYVEKLKNVTFHEKIGSMFEKMQRVNAISKVIGKHVGLTDAELADLDRASQIYKFDLVTLMVDEFPELQGIIGEKYALLHGEKKEVAQAIREHYLPKSSDSDLPESNIGAVLAISEKIDTLITFFSVGLTPKGSNDPYALRRQAYGIIRIIESKGWTFPVENLHHEIETMINKNEEKFGLHLEETNQSIHTFLMGRMKQWFNGKNIRHDIIEAVIESRQDDLSQMFEVAEILKANATKNDFKPSVESLTRVINLASKADATGSLVVDEALFENESEKNLYEAFNEIKDKASTLTLTENFDALKSLNPLIEAYFENTMVMVDDEKVRNNRLVQLREIAQMALSFASLDKLIVK; this is encoded by the coding sequence ATGACAAAACAATTTTTAATGGAGATTGGTTTAGAAGAAATACCAGCACATATTGTTACACCAAGCATTAATCAGCTTGTTGAAAAGGTAACTACGTTCTTAAATGAAAATCGTTTAGAATTTACTTCGATTGAATCTTTTTCAACACCAAGAAGATTAGCTATTCGAGTAAATGAATTAGCTGATAAGCAAACAAACATTGAAGAAAAAGCTAAAGGACCTGCTAAAAGAATTGCTCTTGATAAAGAAGGTGAGTGGAGTAAAGCCGCTCTTGGATTTGCTCGCGGTCAAAAAGCTTCTTCAGATGATTTGTTCTTTGAGGATTTCAATGGAGAAGAATATGTTTTTGTTAATAAATTCATTGAAGGTAAGTTAGCTGAAGAAGTTTTAAGTACCTTACCTGAGGTAGTTAAACAAATGACATTCCCTGTATCAATGCATTGGGCTAATTATGACTATAAATTTATTAGACCTGTTCATTGGTTAGTTAGTTTGTTAGATGATGCTGTTATTCCAATGACTTTATTTAATGTCGCAAGTGGTAGAATATCAAGAGGTCATCGCTTCTTAGGAAAAGAAACAGAGATTGCTCATGCTAAAGACTACGAAATGGCTTTAGAAAAAGAATTTGTTATGGTTGATGCAGAAAAACGTAAAGAAACAATTATTAACCAGATCAAAGAAATCGAAAGAGCAAACAGTTGGATTATTCCGATTGATGACAATCTTTTAGAAGAAGTTAACAATCTTGTTGAGTATCCGACAGCATTTATTGGTGATTTCGAAGAGCAGTATTTGAATGTTCCATCAGAAATTTTAATTACTTCAATGAAAGAACATCAACGTTATTTTGAAGTATTAAGTCAAAATAACGATTTGTTGAACCATTTTATAGGTGTAAGAAATGGTAATGAAGAGTTTATCGAAAATGTTGCTAAAGGAAACGCTAAGGTGTTAAAAGCAAGATTAGAAGATGCTGAATTTTTCTATCAAGAAGATGTTAAAGGATCAATCGATTCGTATGTTGAAAAATTAAAAAATGTTACTTTCCATGAAAAAATAGGCTCAATGTTCGAGAAAATGCAACGAGTAAATGCTATTTCAAAAGTTATTGGAAAACATGTTGGACTTACAGATGCTGAATTAGCTGATTTAGATCGAGCAAGTCAAATTTATAAATTTGACTTAGTAACACTAATGGTAGATGAATTCCCTGAATTACAAGGAATCATTGGCGAAAAATATGCGTTACTTCATGGTGAAAAGAAAGAAGTTGCTCAAGCCATTAGAGAACATTATTTACCTAAGTCAAGTGATAGTGATTTACCTGAAAGTAATATCGGTGCTGTTTTAGCTATTTCGGAGAAAATTGATACATTAATTACTTTCTTCTCTGTAGGCTTAACGCCAAAAGGCTCAAATGATCCGTATGCATTAAGAAGACAAGCTTATGGTATTATTCGAATCATTGAATCTAAAGGCTGGACATTCCCAGTTGAAAACTTACATCATGAAATTGAAACAATGATTAATAAAAATGAAGAAAAATTTGGTTTACATTTAGAAGAAACAAATCAATCCATCCATACTTTCTTAATGGGTAGAATGAAACAATGGTTTAACGGCAAAAATATCCGTCACGATATTATTGAAGCGGTTATTGAAAGTCGTCAAGATGATTTAAGTCAAATGTTTGAAGTAGCTGAAATTTTAAAAGCTAATGCGACAAAAAATGATTTTAAACCAAGTGTGGAATCATTAACTCGTGTTATCAATTTAGCAAGTAAAGCAGATGCTACTGGTAGTTTAGTAGTTGATGAGGCATTATTTGAAAATGAATCAGAGAAAAACTTATACGAGGCTTTTAATGAAATAAAAGACAAAGCTTCAACGTTGACATTAACTGAAAACTTTGATGCGCTGAAAAGCCTTAACCCTCTGATTGAAGCCTACTTTGAAAATACAATGGTTATGGTAGATGATGAAAAAGTTAGAAATAATCGTTTGGTTCAATTAAGAGAAATAGCGCAAATGGCGTTATCTTTTGCAAGTCTTGATAAACTAATTGTTAAGTAA
- a CDS encoding ABC transporter permease: protein MNFFKRAMASVTRRKGKSLILFAVIFILGNVMAGAIAIDQGTKSVEDTIKTKLGAVATISEDYEKMSQDQEQSGDDNFDVFKDNSPTTKTLKEIGELPEVKYYDYSLSSGTSTEKLKMIEMKDENFQYGPGMNWVNIKGVNYNEVFDIKNNIISLTDGRVFEKDEVNKGKSVALISDEFAKENNLRVGDKMTIDAVIEDQSNMMNPDNSDSDESKDTKKVKKDFQVEVIGTFKVLQADKGSKQKSKDDQMMAQMTYTERANVIYTPNKFVQEFNKTIQLKTFEEFPANFGENMTKEKLLKSIETDFSSAKYILKKPEMAEDFKVKATQILEQEKLKYSRVILSTDQYEQVAGPVKGMAKISKLVLIISILASILIITLVTILFLRDRKHELGIYLALGEKRTRVVGQIVLEVVTVAIIAITISVFTGNMLAKGFSNSLIQTQKVEQTNNNSADFQLDYELSQLTNNNVSEEDVIEAYQISLNVKYILLFYVVGLGVILVSTVAPLVYIMRLNPKKIMM, encoded by the coding sequence ATGAACTTTTTTAAAAGGGCTATGGCTAGCGTTACAAGAAGAAAAGGGAAATCATTAATTTTATTTGCAGTTATTTTTATTCTTGGAAATGTAATGGCTGGAGCAATTGCCATTGATCAAGGAACTAAGAGTGTGGAAGATACAATAAAAACAAAGCTTGGAGCAGTTGCAACTATTTCTGAGGATTATGAAAAAATGAGCCAAGATCAAGAGCAAAGTGGGGATGATAACTTTGATGTATTCAAAGATAACTCACCAACCACAAAAACGTTAAAAGAAATTGGGGAGTTACCAGAAGTAAAATATTATGATTATTCATTAAGTAGTGGAACGAGTACTGAGAAACTTAAAATGATCGAAATGAAAGATGAGAATTTTCAATATGGTCCAGGAATGAATTGGGTTAACATAAAAGGTGTTAATTATAATGAAGTATTTGATATAAAAAATAATATTATTTCATTAACAGATGGACGTGTTTTTGAAAAAGATGAAGTTAATAAAGGTAAATCAGTTGCACTAATTTCGGATGAATTTGCTAAAGAAAATAATTTGCGTGTTGGCGATAAAATGACGATTGATGCAGTTATTGAGGACCAAAGTAATATGATGAACCCAGATAATTCTGATTCGGATGAGTCGAAGGATACTAAGAAAGTGAAAAAAGACTTTCAAGTAGAAGTAATTGGTACGTTCAAAGTTTTACAGGCTGATAAAGGATCTAAGCAAAAAAGTAAAGATGATCAAATGATGGCTCAAATGACTTACACTGAGCGAGCAAATGTTATTTATACTCCTAATAAATTTGTACAAGAATTTAATAAAACAATCCAACTAAAAACATTCGAAGAGTTTCCAGCGAATTTTGGAGAAAATATGACTAAAGAAAAACTACTAAAATCAATTGAAACTGACTTTAGTAGTGCTAAGTATATTTTAAAGAAACCTGAAATGGCAGAAGATTTTAAAGTAAAAGCTACTCAAATTTTAGAGCAAGAGAAATTAAAATATAGTCGAGTTATTCTTTCTACCGATCAATACGAACAAGTAGCAGGACCAGTTAAAGGAATGGCTAAAATTTCAAAACTTGTTTTAATTATTTCAATTTTGGCTTCTATTTTGATTATCACTCTAGTGACTATCCTATTTTTACGTGATAGAAAACATGAATTGGGTATTTATCTTGCTCTTGGAGAAAAAAGAACTCGTGTGGTAGGTCAAATTGTTTTAGAAGTTGTGACAGTAGCTATCATTGCTATTACAATTTCAGTTTTCACTGGTAATATGTTAGCTAAAGGCTTTTCTAATTCACTTATCCAAACTCAAAAAGTGGAACAAACTAATAATAATAGCGCGGATTTTCAACTTGATTATGAACTATCTCAGTTGACGAATAATAATGTCTCAGAAGAAGATGTTATTGAAGCTTATCAGATATCTCTTAACGTTAAATATATTTTATTATTTTATGTAGTAGGGCTTGGAGTTATTTTAGTTTCAACAGTCGCTCCATTAGTTTATATAATGCGGCTTAATCCGAAAAAAATAATGATGTAA
- a CDS encoding ABC transporter ATP-binding protein — translation MAILKARKLDYFYQDGDKLRYILKNTNVDFDTGTFYTIVGQSGSGKTTLLSLLGGLDTPKKGSIYYNNKNISQIGFENYRRNDISIIFQHYNLIPYLTGVENVLVPMSITDNELPEDYTKVAYNLLDYIGIGKDKASRVVNRLSGGEQQRVAIARALATNVDIILADEPTGNLDEEMEQEIVEIFKLLAHEHNKCVIVVTHSQEIAQQSDKAFLLKKGVLKEYE, via the coding sequence ATGGCAATATTAAAAGCAAGAAAACTAGATTATTTTTATCAAGACGGCGATAAGTTGCGCTATATCTTAAAAAATACGAATGTTGATTTTGATACAGGAACTTTTTATACTATTGTAGGCCAGTCAGGTTCTGGAAAAACGACTCTTTTATCATTATTAGGAGGGTTAGATACGCCTAAAAAAGGGAGTATTTATTATAATAATAAAAATATAAGTCAAATTGGATTTGAAAATTATCGTAGAAATGATATTAGTATCATTTTTCAACACTATAATTTGATTCCTTATTTAACAGGTGTTGAAAATGTTTTAGTTCCAATGTCAATTACTGATAACGAATTACCAGAAGACTATACAAAAGTTGCTTATAATCTGTTAGACTATATTGGTATTGGTAAAGATAAAGCAAGTCGAGTTGTTAATCGTCTATCTGGTGGAGAACAACAACGTGTCGCAATTGCAAGAGCTCTTGCAACAAACGTTGATATTATTTTAGCAGATGAGCCGACAGGTAACCTTGATGAAGAGATGGAACAAGAAATCGTTGAGATTTTTAAACTATTAGCTCATGAGCATAATAAATGTGTTATTGTTGTCACTCACTCTCAAGAAATCGCCCAACAATCCGACAAAGCATTTTTGCTTAAAAAAGGAGTTTTGAAGGAATATGAGTGA
- a CDS encoding PASTA domain-containing protein, which produces MSDFLSNFSNDNYKDTMSKKKKVTENKKEPEVKKEPQVEKTELSEVEPTLKKRKRKRKYVSQEQFEAREEERFDNPQLVETHIDQSLEDILTSTPITETRLNTENSPSDELHEIEIDPEYQKKQRTKKIVIGVTSAIVLLVGYFIYYNSTHVKMPNFDGKTIVDVRKWANENRMEVDAKPSFSLKEATNNIMKQEVASGKNVKKGSTLKFTVSEGPDPEEVIKLPDFKKLSQGESEQFIEKNKAENLNLITEYSDKVEKGKFIRIEFNDKEVTADIYRRRDLANVYYSKGKEVFEKNISVPNFSGKTKSDVQEWADKNSISVKYEDEDSEKIEEGKVISQSIEKNKKLAKHDKMSVKISVGKAIIVPNYGDYSVETAGAAVEGMEASVQQLFSDSVPFGKIISQSVPAGTKLTGKDSKAVKLVYSAGQPYIKSYFGQLEGDLPKLIYEDFNSKGANITYDIYYIDSDQEKGTIVKMSVYNQYIPSNTYLTFGISNGANADQPGKVERGKSED; this is translated from the coding sequence ATGAGTGATTTTTTATCCAATTTCTCAAACGACAATTATAAAGATACAATGTCGAAAAAGAAAAAAGTAACAGAAAATAAAAAAGAACCTGAAGTAAAAAAAGAGCCTCAGGTTGAAAAAACAGAACTTAGTGAGGTTGAACCGACACTAAAAAAAAGAAAACGAAAAAGAAAGTATGTTAGTCAGGAACAGTTTGAAGCAAGAGAGGAAGAAAGGTTTGATAATCCTCAACTTGTAGAAACTCACATTGATCAAAGTTTAGAAGATATTTTAACTAGCACACCAATTACGGAAACTAGATTGAATACAGAAAATAGTCCTTCTGATGAACTTCATGAAATCGAAATTGATCCTGAGTATCAGAAGAAGCAAAGAACTAAAAAGATTGTTATAGGTGTTACAAGCGCTATTGTCTTACTAGTTGGTTACTTTATTTATTATAATAGTACTCACGTTAAGATGCCTAATTTTGATGGCAAAACAATTGTTGATGTTAGAAAATGGGCTAATGAGAATCGTATGGAAGTAGACGCTAAACCAAGTTTTTCATTGAAAGAGGCAACAAATAACATTATGAAACAAGAGGTAGCTTCTGGTAAAAACGTAAAAAAAGGAAGCACACTGAAATTTACTGTTAGTGAGGGACCAGACCCAGAAGAAGTTATCAAATTACCTGATTTTAAAAAACTTTCTCAAGGAGAGTCCGAGCAGTTTATTGAGAAAAATAAAGCCGAAAATTTAAATTTAATTACTGAGTATAGTGACAAAGTTGAAAAAGGTAAGTTTATTCGAATCGAATTCAATGACAAAGAAGTAACGGCAGATATCTATCGTCGTCGTGATCTTGCAAATGTTTATTACTCAAAAGGAAAAGAAGTTTTTGAGAAGAATATCTCTGTTCCAAACTTTTCTGGAAAAACAAAGAGTGATGTCCAAGAATGGGCAGATAAAAATAGTATCTCTGTAAAATATGAGGATGAAGATTCTGAAAAGATTGAAGAAGGAAAAGTTATTTCTCAAAGCATTGAGAAAAATAAAAAGCTAGCTAAACACGACAAAATGAGTGTCAAAATTTCTGTTGGTAAAGCAATAATAGTTCCTAACTATGGTGATTATTCTGTTGAAACAGCAGGTGCTGCAGTTGAAGGGATGGAAGCCAGTGTACAACAACTGTTCTCTGATTCTGTTCCGTTTGGAAAAATAATTTCTCAATCTGTCCCAGCAGGAACTAAACTAACTGGAAAAGATAGTAAAGCAGTTAAGTTAGTTTATTCTGCAGGTCAACCATATATTAAATCTTACTTTGGTCAATTAGAAGGAGATCTTCCTAAGTTAATTTATGAAGATTTTAACTCTAAGGGAGCTAATATCACATATGATATTTACTATATTGATTCTGATCAAGAAAAGGGAACTATTGTTAAGATGAGTGTGTATAATCAATATATTCCATCTAACACTTACTTAACATTTGGTATTAGTAACGGAGCAAACGCTGATCAGCCAGGTAAAGTTGAACGAGGAAAAAGTGAAGATTAA